ttcatcaagagtagtgactggcgtattgtgaagagccagttgctcagccaccattgtccagacattttcaattgagaggtctggagaatgtgctggccagggcagcagtcgaacattttctgtatccagaaaggcccgtacaggacctgcaacatgtggtcgtgcattatcctactgaaatgtagggtttcgcaggcatcgaatgaagggtggagcaacgggtcgtaacacatctgaaatgtaacgtccactgttcaaagtgccatcaatgcgaacaagaggtggccgagacatgtaaccaatggcaccccataccatcacaccgggtgatacgccagtatggcgatgatgaatacatgcttccaatgtgcgttcaccacgatgtcgccaaacgcggatgcgaccatcataatgctgtaaacagaacctggattcatccaaaaaaatgacgttttaccatttgtgcacccaggttcatcgttgagtacaccatcgcaggtgctcctgtctgtcatgctgcgtcaagggtaaccgcaaccatggtctccaagctgatagtccatgctgctgcaaatgtggtcgaactgttcgtgcagatggttgttgtcttgcaaatgtccccatctgttgactcagggatcgagacgtggctgcacgatccgttacagccatgcggataagatgcctgatatctcgactgctagtctacatctacatctacatccatactccgcaagccacctgacggtgtgtggcggagggtaccttcagtacctctatcggttctcccttctattccagtctcgtattgttcgtggaaagaaggattgtcggtatgcctctgtgtgggctctaatctctctgattttatcctcatggtctcttcgcgagatatacgtaggagggagcaatatactgcttgactcttcggtgaaggtatgttctcgaaactttgacaaaagcccgtaccgagctactgagcgtctctcctgcagagtcttccactggagtttatctatcatctccgtaacgctttcgcgattactaaatgatcctgtaatgaagcgcgctgctctccgttggatcttctctatgtcttgtatcaaccctatctggtacggatcccacactgctgagcagtattcaagcagtgggcgaacaagcgtactgtaacctacttcctttgttttcggattgcatttccttaggattcttccaatgaatctcagtctggcatctgctttaccgacaatcaacattatatgatcattccattttaaatcactcctaatgcgtactcccagataatttatggtattaactgcttccagttgctgacctgctattttgtagctaaatgataaaggatctatctttctgtgtattcgcagcacattacacttgtctacattgagattcagttgccattccttgcaccatgcgtcaattcgctgcagatcctcctgcatttcagtacaatttttcattgttacaacctctcgatacaccacagcatcatctgcaaaaagcctcagtgaacttccgatgtcatccaccaggtcatttatgtatattgtgaatagcaacggtcctatgacactcccctgcggcacacctgaaattactcttacttcggaagacttctctccattgagaataacatgctgcgtcctgttatctaggaactcctcaatccaatcacacaattggtctgatagtccatatgctcttactttgttcaataaacgactgtggggaactgtatcgaacgccttgcggaagtcaagaaacacggcatctacctgtgaacccgtgtctatggccctctgagtctcgtggacgaatagcgcgagctgggtttcacatgaccgtctttttcgaaacccatgctgattcctacagaatagatttctagtctccagaaaagtcattatactcgaacacaatacgtgttccaaaattctacaactgatcgacgttagagatataggtctatagttctgcacatctgttcgacgtcccttcttcaaaacggggatgacctgtgcccttttccaatcctttggaacgctacgctcttctagagacctacggtacaccgctgcaagaaggggggcaagttccttcgcgtacttgtgtaaaattgaactggtatcccatcaggtccagaggcctttcctcttttgagcgattttaattgtttctctatccctctgtcgtctatttcgatatctaccattttgtcatctgtgcgacaatctagagaaggaactacagtgcaatcttcctctgtgaaacaactttggaaaaagacatttagtatctcggcctttagtctgtcatcctctgtttcagtaccattttggtcacagtgtctggacattttgttttgatccacctaccgctttgacataagaccaaaatttcttaagattttctgccaagtcagtacatagaactttactttcaaattcattgaacgcctctcgcatagctctcttcacactacatttcgcttcgtgtaatttttgtttgtctgcaaggctttggctatgtttatgtttgctgtgaagttccctttgcttccgcagcagttttctaactcagttgttgaaccacggtggctcttttccatctcttacgatcttgcttggcacatactcatctaacgcatattgtacgatggtgaTACAAGGcttttgggatccagaacggcattccgtattaccctcctgaacccaacaattccatattctgctaacagtcattggacctcgaccaacacgaacagcaatgtcgcgatatgataaaccgcaatcgcgataggctacaatccgacctttatcaaagtcggaaacgtgatggtatgcatttctcctccttacatgaggcatcacaacaacgtttcaccaggcaacactggtcaactgctgtttgtgtatgagaaatcggttggaaactttcctcatgccagcacgttgtaggtgttaccaccagtgccaaccttgtgtgaatgctctgaaatgctaatcatttgcatatcacaacatcttcctgttggttaaatttcacgtctgtagcacgtcatcttcatggtgtagcaatttgaatggccattagtgtatgacTGAGGGGCTTATCAATGGGAATGGCGGTTTCCAGTTATATTCTTCATGGATCTTTGCCATAGAAATACTTCGTGATCTGGATAgccagtgtctacatctacatatttatctacatacatacttcacaagccactgtaCTGTGCTTAGCGAAGGGcaacctgtaccactactagtcatttccttgcctgttccactcacaaatagagtgagggaaaagtgACGGTCTATATGCCTCTGAATGAGCCTCAATTATTCATATCTTcccttcatggtccttacgtgaaatgtaagttggcggcagtagaatcattctgcagtcagcttcaaatgccagttgtctataaaatttctcaatagtattcctcaaAAAAAACATCACCCTTCCCCCAGGGCTCCTATTTGAATTTCTGAAGCATGTATGTAATACTAGCATGTTGTTTGAACATTctaataacaaatctagcacctcgtctctgaattgctttgatgtcttcctttaatcctacctggtgctgatcccaaacactctaccAGTACTCAAGAACAAGTCACCCTTGTGCCCCAAATGCGGtctccttacagatgaaccacactttcccaaaattctccaaataaactgaagtggaccattctccttccctaccacaaatctcatatgatcgttccatttcatattgctttgcaacattatgcccagatatttaaacgatgtgattaTGTCAAGgactctactaatgctgtatccgcacATTATAGGTTTGGTTTTCCTACTcacccacattaacttatatttttctgcatttagagctagctgccatgcatcacacaaactagaaattttgtttagtcATCTAgtgtcctcctgcagtcactcaactttgacatcctCCCGTACACATCATCATCAAGAAAAAACCGCAGACTACTGCCcagcctgtctgccagatcatttatgtatatagacaataacggcaatcctatcacacttacctggggcacttttgatgatacccttgtctccgatgaacactcgctatcgaggacaacatacttgaTTCTATTGaggccactcacatatctaggaacctaATCCATTTGCTTGTTAACAGTCAACATTGTGGCACTGTCTCAAATGCTATCtggaacctaaaaatatggaatctgcgtgttgcccttcacccaaagtttgcagtatattatgtgaggaaagggcaagttgTGTTTTTCAAAAGTGATGCTCTCTAAAATCATGttgattcgtgaacataagcttctcgGATCCGAGAAAATTCGTTATATTTGAACTcaggaatatgttctagaattctgcagcaaactggtgttaaggatactgatctgtaattttgcagatccgtgcttttgactttcttatatacaggagtcacctgcactttttttctggtCACTTGGGAagtacagtactctttgtaaaatcaaatttATCTGGACCtgctgacttatttgttttcaactctttcagtcgtTTCTGTATGCTAGGCTTATTACTATGCAGTCCATAAGGGGCTCCATGCATGGTCaagtgatggtatgtttgtacgattccccTGCATTAACGATTTCTGAGACACAAGATTTAAAACTTCATCtttatcttctactgccacaccagactgggtgGAAGCCTTAGAtctacttagtgattttacataggagcagaattttcttgggttttcggACAGATTTTCTACTAAGGTATGACAGTCGTAGTTTTTTGCTTTGAACagtgatcttttcacagatgcacaaatctctactaacctttgcctgttGTCATTTAGCAACAGCCTTtagttcctcagcattttccaatttATCTTTTTAAACTATGGTGGGTCTATTTCATTCTcaaatccacttactaggcacataattgtcTACAgaatgatttacaatctgtttgaTGTTTGCCCATAATTccattctggaactaaatgatggcAGTCCATTGTCAAAACGAGATATTAGCAacttcttatctgctctttctagcagaaacactctcctagccttctttattaattttaacagCTTTCAAAACTATAGTTGCTATGATGATATCAGATCCACTAATCCCCCATCTCTAAACTGATGCTACAAATTTCCAGCATCGTTCTCGATTATACCATCTGAAGACAGTTGTTCTGATATTCATGTGACAAACTTTCACCACAGAGGGCACTGTCATAAGTGCACAGATGTTTAGCAAGAACTGGATACACCACACCATGTGCTAATGAGGtcttaaaataggggcactcagtGTACACCAGAAGGTGGCCAGAGAACTGCGGCAAAGTATTGTGGCTGCAGGTTACAGACATCTGTCAGTTTATggaatggatagtctcttgaaaattatttataagacgaatgtcaacaaaagtaaaacaagggtagttgaattaaatcagataacACTGAGGCAGTgacacatttaaagtagtagatgtgttttgttatttgggtagtgAAATATCTGACTGTTGCCAAAGCAGGTGGAACAAAAATGCAGAGTGGTAGTACCAAGAAAATTGTTAATAATGAATGCAAGGGAGTCTTTCTGaatgtgtttgtctggagtgtagtcatgtatggacatCAAATGTGGTCAACAAACagctcagacaagaaaagaatagaaacttctgaaatttgttgctgaagattcgatggataCATTGAATTATTACTAAAGAGGTACTGATACAAATTGGGGAGAAACAAATTtttgtcacaacttgactaaaagtatGGATTAGTTTATAGGATACATCATAAGGTATCAcacaattgtcagtttggtaatggaagggagtattgggggggggggggggtaaaaagtgTAGAAAGAGACCAAAGATTGAATACAGTAAAAAAGGTtcaagtagatgtagattgcagtagttatgcagagatgaagtggcttgcataggatagactaaTGCTgagagaactacatcaaaccattcCCCACTCAGCTGATCTGTGCTCTGTGTGGACAGGTAAAAGCGCAGAAAACTTGAGTACCTTTCAATCTGCctcatttttttcagaaaagaatggTAAACGTGGAAGCTTTGGTCAAAATTCTTGGTTAACTTTATCCTTAATGTGGAGTATGGTATTCtcttcattttgttttttctccaatTTAATTATTATAGTTCATGTTCTCCATTGAtgattttattataccattacTAATGTTATTTCAGTCCTCATCTTGGATTTCCTGGCATTTTCGACTACCCTACATCTGTGCTGCCAGTGATCGTAAGCTGTGTTTCTGGAAAGTCTCCACAAAATGAAATTTCCAGAAACGTTTTAAACATATCTATGGAACCAGAGACTTATTTTGAAATCACATTAAGAAGACATCTctgaaaacacagtgaaaaaggatgctacttttttttacattgttgTACTAGTTAATTTGTGATTGGAGTTAAATGTGATGTGCTTGTTGTAGTGTAAAATAAAAGAGTCAAATTTCATGATAACATGTATTTAGGATGCTAAGAAAACATTCAAAATAACAGTTCAACAGATGGAATCACAATGTATATTGAGTATATATACTTGTAGCTTGGATCACCATTCTCTTCACAACGATGTTGCATCCATCTTCTGATGTCCACAGTGACAACAAGAATGCACTACAAAACATACAATATCTTTAAAAAGAAAACCACCCTGGTGCACCTGGACGATCCTTTGAACGCTCTATATATTTTTTATATCCTTCTTTTGCCTCTTCCAGAGATTTCTTGTCTTTTTCTTCACGGTCCATTTTGGGAAAAATATCTGGAAACTTAAAGGCATGTTCTCTCGGCTGCAAGGAAAAATAAATatgcattgctgaatttgtctgatatGAATCCAAAATACCATAAATGTTCAGGTTTACTTACCAAAGTCACATAAGCAACTTTGTAGTCATCATCTTTGGTAATGTATCCCTTCAGCTTATCCTGGTGGGTTTTACCTGAAAAACAATGCCCTAATCAACTTTTTGTATCTGGAACATGAGTGTGTTTCACCAGGAACTGAAATCAGTCATGGTTTGAAATTAGTCGTGGTTTACACTCCACTGACACTGACTAGTCAAATGGTGCTCCAGCTTTGTGGAACAATTATAATGGAAAGAAACATTAGAATATCAATCAAACATGATTGAAGAAAACAATCTAAACCTAAATCATGTCAGTGAGAATGAGCATTTGACACttgccccttcaaagtatttagCATTGTGCCATTTCACTTGTTATCAATTATATAAAGTGGGCTTCCACTCAGTAGTGTCCATTTCAGAATTATTACACACAAAGAACACCCACATATAATATGGCAGCAAAAAGATGTGGATGGTGTAGAATCGGCCAGGGCATAATCCTATTATTGGACGTAGGTTGGCAATGCATCAGCTTTGCATAGCCGAAGGGATTGTTCTAAGTAGTAGtactaaaaaaaggaaacaatGCCTAAAATGGAAGTTCCAGTACTGTTTCAAGGTTGCAGCTATAATGGAGCCCCAGAACTCAGCAGTTGCTGCAAACTGCCGCCTGCTTTTACTCATCTGAAATATGTGGGTAGAACAGTGGGAGTTACCTACTTTAAAAACTGTGCCGGAAACCTTACCTGAAATAAACTTTCTGGATGTTTCAAACTATTCTGataattaactgctgaggtctacAAGATATAAATCTTTACCTAGATTTTTCTGTTAGTACCAGCAGTCCAGTATTCTGTGCTAGTGAATAAGTTTCTGGTTTCTGGATGCTGACTCACACTGCTGTTGCAAATAAACATTGAAACACCTGTGGActattaatatttcatatttttatattagGTCACACAGTGCAACTCCAGTTTGACAGAACAGAGCCCCCCCACCAATGAGCTATGTATTTTCAAGCTTCTTATCTTCCCGATGCCGTTGACACACGGGTGAAAAAAACGTATCATCTTGTGGATAACAGGTCATTAACCCTAGATCACTAAACCCTCATAAAATTTAAGACTgcacttggtttaaaaaaaaataaaaacaacaatcttGTTTCGGATTTCCAGTTAAAAGTAAACTTTT
This genomic interval from Schistocerca cancellata isolate TAMUIC-IGC-003103 chromosome 3, iqSchCanc2.1, whole genome shotgun sequence contains the following:
- the LOC126176833 gene encoding probable 39S ribosomal protein L23, mitochondrial, with the translated sequence MSTRWYPLYQRGNPQLRIFLPNFWLKLVRPSVSQPPNVVEFIVSTEMTRIDIKNYLEKIYNVPVVNVRTRIAMGKTHQDKLKGYITKDDDYKVAYVTLPREHAFKFPDIFPKMDREEKDKKSLEEAKEGYKKYIERSKDRPGAPGWFSF